In Drosophila bipectinata strain 14024-0381.07 chromosome 2R, DbipHiC1v2, whole genome shotgun sequence, one genomic interval encodes:
- the LOC108123288 gene encoding DDB1- and CUL4-associated factor 11, with protein sequence MGNQLGFYISSDDEDAFDTSDSELGLNVINFAVNAMDMELRSPCYHSNDLPVIRNKPNLEKFQNTDIYKEIRASSGLVSTNAVESWNLVRALQQRENGLAAPRNSSFSDNQKRYISNMYIPNKKSQRLMSLDSKVFVTKFNRTGSKLLTACQDGFVRIYDGAKGTYHLLNRIRARDVEWSIIDADFSPNGQHFAYSTWSRSFFIMPVNGNEDDCQWIDVNGLPNHRLAIFSLRYSPTGDKLIGGSNNAMIIVTDIRTRNTQILRTHRMPGTDVNCVSFLHDKDPNVIVAGCDDGLIKVYDLRTSFRSRELSKSVASFIGHFDGVTYIDSRNDGYHVLSNSKDQSIKIWDMRQPGNLRNRSRARQQQLDLAMWDYRWNRVPREFYNPHKALEGDSSIMTYRGHRVTKTLLRAKFSPLEQTGQRYIYTGCATGRIIIYDVLTGKIKEAIEGHRNVIRDLDWHPDRAEIVSGSWDTHVHLNNFSRSNANRLAKPDKRPLRRSRRLANRNLSPD encoded by the exons atggGGAATCAACTTGGGTTTTATATTAGCAGCGATGACGAGGATGCATTTGATACTTCGGACAGTGAACTAGGCCTAAACGTGATCAATTTTGCAGTGAATGCCATGGACATGGAGCTGCGATCTCCGTGCTATCACTCAAACGACCTGCCAGTTATTAGAAACAAACCCAATCTGGAGAAATTTCAG AACACTGACATATATAAAGAGATAAGGGCCTCTAGTGGCCTTGTAAGCACAAACGCTGTCGAAAGCTGGAATCTGGTGCGTGCCCTTCAGCAGCGAGAGAATGGGCTGGCAGCTCCCCGCAACTCTTCGTTTTCAGACAACCAAAAGCGATACATCTCTAATATGTATATACCAAATAAGAAGTCGCAGCGCCTGATGTCGCTGGACTCCAAAGTGTTTGTGACCAAGTTCAATCGCACTGGCAGTAAGCTGCTGACCGCATGCCAAG ATGGCTTTGTGCGCATCTATGACGGCGCTAAGGGAACATACCACCTTCTGAATCGCATTCGTGCCCGAGATGTCGAGTGGAGCATCATTGACGCTGACTTCAGCCCGAATGGCCAGCACTTTGCCTATAGCACCTGGTCCCGATCAT TTTTCATAATGCCCGTAAATGGAAATGAGGACGACTGCCAGTGGATCGACGTCAACGGTCTGCCAAACCATCGCCTGGCCATATTCTCGCTGCGCTACTCGCCCACGGGTGACAAGCTCATCGGCGGAAGCAACAACGCCATGATCATTGTGACCGACATTCGCACACGAAATACTCAAATCTTGCGCACCCACCGTATGCCTGGCACGGACGTGAACTGTGTCAGCTTTCTGCATGACAAGGACCCCAATGTGATAGTCGCAGGCTGCGACGATGGCCTGATTAAAGTTTATGACTTGCGTACCTCGTTTCGGTCACGAGAGCTCTCAAAGTCTGTCGCATCCTTTATTGGGCACTTTGATGGCGTGACCTACATTGACTCGCGTAACGATGGCTACCATGTGCTATCGAATTCCAAAGACCAAAGCATTAAGATCTGGGACATGAGGCAGCCCGGCAACCTGCGCAACCGCAGCCGTGCCAGGCAGCAGCAGCTAGACCTCGCCATGTGGGACTATCGCTGGAATCGTGTTCCACGAGAAT TTTATAATCCGCACAAAGCTCTTGAAGGAGACTCGAGTATTATGACTTATCGCGGTCATAGGGTTACCAAAACGTTACTCCGGGCCAAGTTCTCGCCCCTAGAGCAGACTGGTCAACGCTATATATACACAGGCTGTGCCACTGGACGTATTATAA tttACGATGTGCTAACTGGTAAGATTAAAGAGGCTATAGAGGGACATAGGAATGTGATAAGAGATCTGGACTGGCATCCGGACCGAGCGGAGATCGTGTCTGGATCG TGGGACACACATGTGCACTTGAACAACTTTAGTCGCAGCAACGCGAATCGCCTGGCGAAACCGGACAAGAGGCCGCTGCGTCGGTCACGTCGCTTGGCGAATCGCAATTTATCGCCGGACTAA
- the LOC108123287 gene encoding PIN2/TERF1-interacting telomerase inhibitor 1 isoform X2, whose translation MAMLAEPRRRKRYNLCPRGKALYEDDNRFGTKMLEKMGWSKGKGLGANEDGNQEFVRVKFKNDADGLGYEARDDQWTIHEEGFNGLLKSLNGGSSENNGTNGKESESEEEAKPMGFGFKAPEAEAPTTKKLKENISGMSLEERSKQSRARVHYKKFTRGKDLSQYSEKDLANIFGKKETSNVETPVQVEEPKEEKAVNPNFGGVQTLTTGVSVTDYFKQKMEAVKKRLKNGSANVATEDASNGNPEETTNGVVQEDNIEESDQVEPVKKKKKKKDKERKEDLPEEEEVVEPAPKQKKKKKSKSSPEEETIEQETTILEDKQESLEESNPPKRKKKKKSEKTEEPEETQNVAEEPVSKKKKKSEKHDEVEESQPVEEEPVPKKKKKSKRKESEDSVKVDDEPKPKKSEPINAIPQDSSQLESKDSSEEVGETSKKKKSKKRSKEEVEEIVVTETAEITSKKKKKSKASLESVPEDPSSEANPIVGEEATTKKPKDSKRKRKDETSSNYST comes from the exons ATGGCTATGTTAGCGGAACCACGTCGCCGCAAGCGATACAACTTGTGTCCGCGCGGCAAAGCACTCTATGAAG ACGACAATCGATTTGGCACCAAGATGCTGGAGAAGATGGGCTGGTCCAAAGGCAAAGGACTAGGCGCCAATGAGGATGGCAATCAAGAGTTTGTTCGCGTAAAGTTTAAGAACGACGCCGACGGATTGGGTTATGAGGCGAGGGACGATCAGTGGACCATTCACGAGGAGGGGTTCAACGGCTTGCTGAAATCCCTGAACGGTGGCTCCAGTGAAAACAATGGAACCAACGGCAAAGAATCCGAGTCTGAGGAGGAGGCGAAACCGATGGGATTTGGCTTCAAAGCGCCAGAGGCAGAGGCGCCAACTACAAAGAAGTTGAAGGAAAACATCAGCGGAATGTCGCTGGAGGAAAGGTCAAAGCAGAGTAGGGCCCGAGTGCATTACAAGAAGTTCACTCGCGGCAAGGACTTGTCGCAGTACAGCGAGAAAGATTTGGCcaatatctttggcaaaaaggAAACGTCCAATGTAGAGACGCCTGTCCAGGTCGAGGAACCAAAGGAGGAAAAGGCAGTGAATCCCAATTTCGGGGGAGTGCAAACGCTGACCACGGGTGTTTCAGTAACTGATTATTTTAAGCAAAAAATGGAGGCCGTAAAAAAACGACTCAAGAACGGGTCGGCAAATGTTGCAACCGAAGATGCCTCCAATGGTAACCCTGAAGAAACTACCAACGGTGTTGTGCAGGAGGACAACATCGAAGAAAGTGATCAGGTCGAGCCTgttaaaaagaagaagaaaaagaaagacAAGGAACGGAAGGAAGATCTCCCCGAAGAGGAGGAAGTTGTGGAACCGGCtcccaaacaaaaaaagaagaaaaaatccaaaagttcTCCCGAAGAGGAAACAATAGAACAAGAGACTACAATCTTGGAAGATAAACAAGAAAGCCTAGAAGAATCTAATCCACCTAAGCgcaagaaaaagaagaaaagtgaaaaaactGAGGAGCCTGAAGAAACCCAGAATGTTGCGGAGGAACCTGTCtctaaaaagaagaaaaaaagcgaaaagcaCGACGAGGTGGAAGAGTCCCAACCTGTAGAGGAAGAGCCAGTCccaaagaagaagaaaaagagtAAAAGAAAAGAATCAGAAGATTCGGTTAAAGTTGATGATGAACCTAAGCCAAAAAAGTCAGAACCCATAAATGCAATCCCTCAGGATAGCAGCCAATTAGAGTCGAAGGACTCTAGCGAAGAAGTTGGAGAGACCTCAAAGAAGAAGAAATCCAAGAAACGATCGAAAGAAGAGGTCGAGGAAATAGTCGTTACTGAAACAGCCGAAATCACGtccaagaaaaagaaaaaatccaAAGCATCCTTGGAGTCCGTACCTGAAGATCCCTCGTCCGAAGCTAACCCAATCGTCGGCGAGGAGGCCACAACGAAAAAGCCAAAAGACTCTAAAAGGAAGCGCAAAGACGAA ACAAGTTCCAACTATTCGACCTGA
- the LOC108123287 gene encoding PIN2/TERF1-interacting telomerase inhibitor 1 isoform X1, with amino-acid sequence MAMLAEPRRRKRYNLCPRGKALYEDDNRFGTKMLEKMGWSKGKGLGANEDGNQEFVRVKFKNDADGLGYEARDDQWTIHEEGFNGLLKSLNGGSSENNGTNGKESESEEEAKPMGFGFKAPEAEAPTTKKLKENISGMSLEERSKQSRARVHYKKFTRGKDLSQYSEKDLANIFGKKETSNVETPVQVEEPKEEKAVNPNFGGVQTLTTGVSVTDYFKQKMEAVKKRLKNGSANVATEDASNGNPEETTNGVVQEDNIEESDQVEPVKKKKKKKDKERKEDLPEEEEVVEPAPKQKKKKKSKSSPEEETIEQETTILEDKQESLEESNPPKRKKKKKSEKTEEPEETQNVAEEPVSKKKKKSEKHDEVEESQPVEEEPVPKKKKKSKRKESEDSVKVDDEPKPKKSEPINAIPQDSSQLESKDSSEEVGETSKKKKSKKRSKEEVEEIVVTETAEITSKKKKKSKASLESVPEDPSSEANPIVGEEATTKKPKDSKRKRKDEVSSASTRSDDNSEEELPKDLLSLEEIHERLKSFNTFTISQFCADKFQLFDLTAFPNSSLAGLVGYGFSENVDLKVVHNDDDKERIINLWKNKSALTRKEKIKKYSTTVKRATIRSVKKRIAFKGI; translated from the exons ATGGCTATGTTAGCGGAACCACGTCGCCGCAAGCGATACAACTTGTGTCCGCGCGGCAAAGCACTCTATGAAG ACGACAATCGATTTGGCACCAAGATGCTGGAGAAGATGGGCTGGTCCAAAGGCAAAGGACTAGGCGCCAATGAGGATGGCAATCAAGAGTTTGTTCGCGTAAAGTTTAAGAACGACGCCGACGGATTGGGTTATGAGGCGAGGGACGATCAGTGGACCATTCACGAGGAGGGGTTCAACGGCTTGCTGAAATCCCTGAACGGTGGCTCCAGTGAAAACAATGGAACCAACGGCAAAGAATCCGAGTCTGAGGAGGAGGCGAAACCGATGGGATTTGGCTTCAAAGCGCCAGAGGCAGAGGCGCCAACTACAAAGAAGTTGAAGGAAAACATCAGCGGAATGTCGCTGGAGGAAAGGTCAAAGCAGAGTAGGGCCCGAGTGCATTACAAGAAGTTCACTCGCGGCAAGGACTTGTCGCAGTACAGCGAGAAAGATTTGGCcaatatctttggcaaaaaggAAACGTCCAATGTAGAGACGCCTGTCCAGGTCGAGGAACCAAAGGAGGAAAAGGCAGTGAATCCCAATTTCGGGGGAGTGCAAACGCTGACCACGGGTGTTTCAGTAACTGATTATTTTAAGCAAAAAATGGAGGCCGTAAAAAAACGACTCAAGAACGGGTCGGCAAATGTTGCAACCGAAGATGCCTCCAATGGTAACCCTGAAGAAACTACCAACGGTGTTGTGCAGGAGGACAACATCGAAGAAAGTGATCAGGTCGAGCCTgttaaaaagaagaagaaaaagaaagacAAGGAACGGAAGGAAGATCTCCCCGAAGAGGAGGAAGTTGTGGAACCGGCtcccaaacaaaaaaagaagaaaaaatccaaaagttcTCCCGAAGAGGAAACAATAGAACAAGAGACTACAATCTTGGAAGATAAACAAGAAAGCCTAGAAGAATCTAATCCACCTAAGCgcaagaaaaagaagaaaagtgaaaaaactGAGGAGCCTGAAGAAACCCAGAATGTTGCGGAGGAACCTGTCtctaaaaagaagaaaaaaagcgaaaagcaCGACGAGGTGGAAGAGTCCCAACCTGTAGAGGAAGAGCCAGTCccaaagaagaagaaaaagagtAAAAGAAAAGAATCAGAAGATTCGGTTAAAGTTGATGATGAACCTAAGCCAAAAAAGTCAGAACCCATAAATGCAATCCCTCAGGATAGCAGCCAATTAGAGTCGAAGGACTCTAGCGAAGAAGTTGGAGAGACCTCAAAGAAGAAGAAATCCAAGAAACGATCGAAAGAAGAGGTCGAGGAAATAGTCGTTACTGAAACAGCCGAAATCACGtccaagaaaaagaaaaaatccaAAGCATCCTTGGAGTCCGTACCTGAAGATCCCTCGTCCGAAGCTAACCCAATCGTCGGCGAGGAGGCCACAACGAAAAAGCCAAAAGACTCTAAAAGGAAGCGCAAAGACGAAGTAAGTTCTGCCAGTACGAGATCCGATGATAATAGCGAGGAAGAACTCCCAAAAGACCTCTTATCATTGGAGGAAATCCACGAAAGACTAAAATCATTCAATACCTTCACCATCTCTCAATTTTGCGCAGACAAGTTCCAACTATTCGACCTGACTGCCTTTCCGAACTCGTCGCTAGCCGGCCTCGTGGGATATGGATTCAGCGAGAATGTTGACTTGAAGGTGGTGCACAATGATGACGACAAAGAGCGCATCATAAACCTTTGGAAAAACAAATCCGCCCTCAcccgaaaagaaaaaataaagaaatattcaACAACGGTGAAGCGCGCCACGATTCGATCAGTGAAGAAAAGAATAGCGTTTAAGGGTATATAG